One window from the genome of Candidatus Methanoperedens sp. encodes:
- a CDS encoding M42 family metallopeptidase, with protein MDKIKDLLERLSNAHGVSGYEKNVRNIIEEEIRPFVDEIRTDKMGNLVATKNGRSPGLMLAAHMDEIGLMVKYIDEKGFIYFTTTGGWFDQTLLNQRMILHTVNGPIYGVIGSKPPHAMKEEETKKPVKAENMFIDVGTTSKEDTEKHGIFPGTPITSDTEFRSLCNDFVTGKALDDRGGCAVLIEALKRVKDVKATIHAVFTVQEEVGLKGGRTSAFGLDPDVALVSEVTFTGDHPGIEKKDSALEIGKGPAITVSDAEGRGIIVPEPVLKWLQGAARSGNIPYQLKVGSGGQTDASVIHLTRKGIPTGVISTPSRYIHTPVNVLSMNDLENSVKLIIRAVETVDQFF; from the coding sequence ATGGATAAAATAAAAGATCTTCTGGAACGGTTATCGAACGCTCACGGGGTTTCGGGATATGAAAAAAATGTCCGGAATATCATCGAAGAGGAGATACGGCCTTTTGTAGATGAGATCAGGACCGATAAAATGGGAAATCTTGTGGCCACGAAAAACGGCAGATCTCCCGGATTGATGCTTGCCGCTCATATGGATGAGATCGGGCTTATGGTAAAATATATCGATGAAAAAGGTTTTATTTATTTTACAACAACTGGCGGCTGGTTTGACCAGACCCTCCTGAACCAGAGGATGATATTGCATACAGTGAATGGTCCTATCTATGGCGTCATAGGTTCAAAACCTCCCCATGCCATGAAAGAGGAAGAAACAAAAAAACCGGTTAAAGCCGAAAATATGTTCATAGATGTGGGGACAACAAGCAAAGAAGATACTGAGAAACATGGCATCTTCCCGGGAACACCCATCACATCGGATACCGAATTCAGGTCACTATGTAATGATTTTGTCACAGGTAAGGCCCTTGATGACCGTGGAGGCTGCGCCGTACTGATCGAGGCTCTGAAGCGGGTTAAGGATGTAAAGGCCACCATACATGCTGTTTTTACTGTACAGGAAGAAGTCGGCCTCAAGGGAGGCCGTACTTCTGCTTTCGGGCTTGACCCCGATGTCGCGCTCGTATCAGAAGTCACATTTACCGGAGACCATCCGGGGATTGAGAAAAAAGATTCAGCGCTTGAAATCGGTAAAGGGCCTGCTATTACGGTAAGTGACGCCGAAGGACGCGGAATAATCGTACCCGAACCTGTACTGAAGTGGTTGCAAGGTGCAGCACGATCGGGGAATATTCCATACCAGTTAAAGGTGGGTTCAGGCGGACAAACTGATGCTTCTGTCATACACCTTACCAGGAAAGGAATACCAACAGGCGTGATCAGCACACCATCAAGATATATCCATACCCCTGTAAATGTATTGAGCATGAATGATCTTGAAAACAGTGTAAAACTTATAATACGGGCGGTGGAGACGGTGGATCAGTTTTTTTAA